DNA from Rosa rugosa chromosome 6, drRosRugo1.1, whole genome shotgun sequence:
TTCAGTCCTGAAATTAATGAAAATTTGGGTACTAAGAGTACTTCCAATATCATGGTTGGCCCAACATGTTGGGGTGGAGTGGAGATTGTGGTAAGTACTAATAGTACAAATTGCAGTGAGCTAGAAGGGTTTTCTCTTTCAGGAGTACTCAAAGCATTGCTTGCAGAGGGCCTTACCGTTGTGAAGTGTGCTTCCACTGCAGCAAATAAGAGGTCGTTTCACTCTATTCAGTGTGAGGTATGGTTGTTGGTTCCTTTAAATTAAATTACTCCCTCATCTTTCTACAGCTAAAACCATGGATTCAACAAATTAGTTCATCGTATTTGTTATTCAATATTTCACAGGTCGACGATTTGGCATGTATGGATTTGTCTGAGCTACAACtgaaactaaattttttatgCAATTCTGGCTAGTCAGCATGGCATTCTATTTCGGAGATAGGTATTCCATTCACTACGTTGATTGATCAACTTTGATCAGAGCGGAGCCTATCTTTATGTTGTGCTTGCATCTGTAGCTTGGAGCTCATCCTAATATATATTGTGTTTCACCCTTTGTACTGCTTTATTTTGATCTGAGTTTTAAGAAACTTAATTACAATGGTTACGAAAATGGATAACTAAAAGCTGTTCAGAAACTAAAATGTCTATGAAGTCTTCTTGTCAAGCTAATTTTCTACTTCACAAAATTTTTATATGTGTCCTAATTATTGTAGACTCAATAGAACTAATATACATTAACCGCTACATAGAATATACATTAACAGTTAAGCACCTTAGTTAAAATTTTCTAGAATCATTTATCTTGAAATTTACGACATTGTGCTCAATAAACCTAGttattatattttcttttcttttctttttttcggtGCAGAAATCTAGTCATTACTTTGGAGTATTGAATCCGATCAAAGTTTGTTTATAGCTCtaaatgttttttattttacataTTATATAGCAGTAATTACAGTAAGTAGTTAGAAGGTTAGTTTATTATATTTGTTACTCTAGTTTTCTAATATCTGATTATTATTTTTGTCCTTTGTAATGGTACCTATATATATCCAAAGGAAGCAAACCATGATGCATGGTTGGATTAGTTGTTGACAACTACTTTTGATATACATGCATCTAGTTCAAATAGTGCCTCTATTACACTATTCTAGAACCAACGTTTTTATGGAAACACATGTTCTTCAAAGAGTGCAGTACTATTATTTTCCAGATTTGTTCGATGGTTGTAGGGTGTCACAACTAAGAAAAATTACCCCAAGAATATTGCATATCTTAACTAGTATGAAgttaattttgtgtttgtacTTTTAGTAAAAAGCATTGATGCTTTTAGGGAAAAGCAATTGGCTGGTTATCCAAGCAGTGGTAATTTTGTAGAAAACATTGGTATATTTCAGTGAAGAAGATTGGTGCCGTTAGTCCATGTACAAAAGTAGTATACTGTTTTCATGAAAAGATCATAAAAACAACTGAACAACCGCATATAGTTGACTTGCTTGTGAACATTGTTATAGTTAAGTGAGTTTGCTATAACCACAGAGGTATACGTATACCATGATTTTTGCAGTTTTTACCGGAGGATCTTACGTACTCTTCTGAGAGAGTCATGATTTTTCTAGGACTATATATATCTTATATTCTAAGTCTCAGTCTCTCTACTAGTGTACGTGTTAATACTCTTTCTAAAAAGGAAGGTTTCTGAATCTCTATCAAATACATGATGCACCTTATTACAAAGAAAATCTATTCTGCTAGTTAATGTACTAATCTGAGTGCCATTGTTGAAAGCAAATCGGTTTCATGTTCACTAATATGTATATACCATGAGTGAGGACCACTAGTTCTACCCATGTGATTCCCGACGTTCTGAAACAAGAACCCTCTTGTGTTTATTTAGCAATGCAAGTATATTTGAGTCTTGGCATATTAACTTATAATGTATATATCAATGAGTGTTTGGTTTTGCAGAATATGAATCGTGTTCATTAGTGGTGAGGAGAACATACATTAAGAATGCATGCatggagaaaagaagtaaagaaCCATTAGATAATTAAAGCATTGAGATGCAGGTAAGCAGGTAAGGGGAATGCCATCAATGGGAGCTAGCTGGTACTGCAAATAGCCAAATATATCTAATGAAATTATGACAATTGACTATATGTGTCCAGACAATGCCCGAATATATAAACATACCTCAATGTTTGAAATCTTTCGGAGTATTGATGACCAAGGCACTACAGTAAACCAGTTAAATTCTGCAGTCAACTAGTAGCTCGTATAGTTATATGCACAGCTCCGGCCGGATGCCCTTCTGACTAAAGATTCACTCATTTCTTTTGCTCAGTTTCTAACACCATCAACGCAAGGAGatattccttttcttcttctgctagAGAAAATGAGATATTCCATGAGTTCTTCAATATGTAGATGATTCTCAATTCATACATTAGTATCGGGGAATTGAAATGTCCAAAGCATCTGGGAGGTAACATTACTCTCATATCAATAATGTAAGACTTTGGtgttgcctattacatctctctATTCATTGTGAATTAGTAAGAAGatctgaaagaaaaagaagaagaaagagcttGTTAACAGTAATATCTCAACTCAGAAATTATAAGTACATCAGATTTTAAATAAAGACTTATAAATATTAAGTATCTCAATCCGTTATCAACTGGCTTTAAATTATCGCTTAAATTTTATGGGAAAATCCTTGAATTGAAGTAGTAATAAACATAACATGGAAAGATAAGAGACTGAAATCCACACTTCTCATTTTACAATCTACACTCCtcatttgacttttttttttattgagaatGAGAAATGGATTAAAAAAACCTCTTAACAAGTGAGAGCAAATATACATGTATTATACGTGTATTTAGCTATTTACTAACTAGATATGGTCAAGCAAATACATTAAGATATGCAGATATCGATCGAATACCAAGATGAGAGCCTTTATGCAAAGTCTATCAAAAGCAAAACCAGCCACTTTTTCTTTCTGCAGCCCAAGTAAGACATCCACAAAGTCCTTTTTATCCTCGTTTCCATTAATACTAAATCACTTGGTGGAGCAGCGTCAATGGAATGTAGTCCCCGATATACGCACGTCCCATTAACTCCATGAACTCCTTCAAAATCTCCTGAAATATCTTACCATCTTCTCCAACGCAGTACTTCCTCCCAAGAGCCACTCTGCAGCTCACATCATTTGTGAGAGTCGAAAACATTTCGCTTAGATTTAGAGCAACTAAGTGATCTGGTGACGAAT
Protein-coding regions in this window:
- the LOC133716876 gene encoding cytochrome P450 736A117-like, with protein sequence MKSIFVSHLLRNKRVQSYRGVREEETKLMLRKIEQQSTYSSPDHLVALNLSEMFSTLTNDVSCRVALGRKYCVGEDGKIFQEILKEFMELMGRAYIGDYIPLTLLHQVI